Proteins found in one Kluyveromyces marxianus DMKU3-1042 DNA, complete genome, chromosome 2 genomic segment:
- the COX15 gene encoding Cox15p has product MFRSVLLRGSGLAAFRGVSRSFTSRSLSNLVRTTKGGPSVGLKRVIPAVNVSRFHTNAILKQSTIASKENGESSDSSAGAKPSRSKPLLNSSKVVGYWLVGTSALVFGIVVLGGLTRLTESGLSITEWKPVAGTLPPLNQKEWEEEFTKYKESPEFKQLNSHITLDEFKFIFFMEWIHRLWGRAIGAVFILPAVYFAVSRKTSPRVNKRLFGLAALLGLQGFIGWWMVKSGLDEEQLKERKSKPTVSQYRLTTHLGTAFLLYMGMMWTGLEILREAKWVKKPSEALVLFSKLDNPMLTPLRRSAFGLLALTFVTAMSGGLVAGLDAGLIYNTFPKMGEDWTPSKRELMDENFARKEDKSDLVWRNMLENPATVQLNHRILAITTFFTVFAFHMYCNKNKAIIPKNVVHTGHALMGLVTLQAALGISTLIYLVPIPLASAHQAGALALLTGALVFASQLRKPRAAIKILTAGLYTQQQKAGSKILSEASKLTK; this is encoded by the coding sequence ATGTTCAGAAGTGTACTTCTTAGAGGTAGCGGGTTAGCTGCCTTTCGCGGTGTTTCTCGCTCTTTTACGAGTCGTTCTTTGTCAAATTTGGTTCGTACAACAAAGGGAGGGCCATCAGTAGGGTTGAAGAGAGTCATTCCTGCAGTGAATGTATCCAGATTCCATACCAATGCTATCTTGAAACAGTCTACAATTGCATCCAAAGAAAATGGTGAATCTAGTGACTCTTCTGCAGGTGCTAAACCTTCCAGAAGCAAACCTTTGCTAAACTCTTCTAAAGTGGTTGGATACTGGTTAGTTGGTACTTCTGCGCTTGTGTTCGgtattgttgttcttggtgGTCTGACCAGATTAACCGAATCAGGTTTGTCCATTACGGAATGGAAACCTGTTGCCGGTACTTTACCACCtttgaatcaaaaagaatgggaagaagagttcACAAAGTATAAGGAATCTCCAGAATTCAAGCAGTTGAACTCTCACATCACTTTAGATGAGTTCAagtttatcttcttcatggAATGGATTCACAGACTCTGGGGTCGTGCTATTGGTGCTGTTTTCATCTTGCCTGCAGTGTACTTTGCTGTGTCCAGAAAGACATCACCTCGTGTTAACAAGCGTCTCTTTGGGTTGGCCGCTTTGCTAGGTTTACAAGGATTTATCGGTTGGTGGATGGTTAAGTCTGGTTTAGATGAGGAGCAGTTGAAGGAAAGGAAGTCTAAGCCTACTGTGTCTCAATACAGATTGACTACTCACTTGGGGACTGCTTTCCTGCTTTACATGGGTATGATGTGGACTGGTCTCGAAATTTTGAGAGAAGCCAAATGGGTAAAGAAGCCATCTGAGGCTCTAGTTTTGTTCTCTAAGTTGGATAACCCTATGTTGACACCTTTGAGAAGAAGCGCTTTCGGTCTACTTGCTTTGACTTTCGTCACCGCAATGTCCGGTGGTTTGGTTGCCGGGTTGGATGCTGGTTTGATCTACAACACTTTCCCAAAGATGGGCGAGGATTGGACTCCAAGTAAGCGTGAATTGATGGATGAAAACTTtgcaagaaaagaagacaagTCGGATTTGGTCTGGAGAAACATGTTGGAGAATCCAGCTACTGTTCAATTGAACCATAGAATCCTTGCAATTACCACTTTCTTCACCGTATTTGCATTCCACATGTACTGCAACAAAAACAAGGCAATCATTCCAAAGAATGTCGTACACACTGGCCATGCCTTAATGGGTCTTGTCACATTGCAGGCAGCTTTGGGTATCAGTACTTTGATATACCTAGTGCCAATCCCACTTGCATCTGCTCATCAAGCCGGTGCGCTTGCTTTGTTGACCGGTGCTCTTGTGTTCGCCTCTCAATTGAGAAAGCCAAGAGCCGCAATAAAGATCCTGACTGCGGGTCTTTAcactcaacaacaaaaggCAGGCTCCAAGATTCTCTCAGAAGCTTCTAAGCTTACCAAGTAG
- the PIM1 gene encoding ATP-dependent Lon protease PIM1, producing MFKDESYHWMQYRKQMNDPLARSKLEELESQWLKSIQMKQDDKGKDNGIPEADKRSEIEKDQEKEHDRDSEKPGENEGELTTNKSEEIESQGVAGASSSGSGSGSGSGSGSGSGGSGNGKPGKHSKQPFPEVYPQVMALPISRRPLFPGFYKAVVISDPRVMKAIKEMSDRQQPYIGAFLLKDSNVDTDVIHSMDEVYNVGVFAQVTSAFPSKDEKTGAETMTALLYPHRRIKLDELIPPSSGEEVNDSVSKEGAEGVESQDTKEVDQEVVKASLQKMDNVREFEEEEEDDDDENLTAFLKKYDVSLVNVSNLADKTFNPNSPVINALTSEILKVFKEISQLNTMFREQIATFSASIQSATTNIFEEPARLADFAAAVSAGEEEELQDILESLDIEQRLEKSLTVLKKELMNAELQNKISKDVETKIQKRQREYYLMEQLKGIKRELGIDDGRDKLIESFKERVSKLQLPEQVQKVFDDEVTKLATLETSQSEFGVIRNYLDWITSLPWGITSKEQYSIPKAKKILDEDHYGMKDVKDRILEFIAVGKLLGKVDGKIICFVGPPGVGKTSIGKSIARSLNRQFFRFSVGGMTDVAEIKGHRRTYIGALPGRIIQALKKCQTQNPLILIDEIDKIGHGGIHGDPAAALLELLDPEQNNSFLDNYLDIPIDLSKVLFVCTANSLDTIPRPLLDRMEVIELTGYVADEKVKIAENYLSPSAKKSAGLDNANVNITEDAIVALMKHYCRESGVRSLKKHIEKIYRKAALNVVKQLSIDDKPVEEEEESKNTSAESKTKAASKAKSKSKAKSTSSESTVESTTEENEVIKTEKSRDNETSLEVPESVAVTIDENNLKDYVGPPIFTTDRLYETTPPGVVMGLAWTSMGGCAMYVESVLEQPLLHSSQPSLERTGQLGDVMKESSRLAYSFSKMFLAKRFPENRFFELAKIHLHCPEGATPKDGPSAGVTMASSFLSLALNRGLDPTVAMTGELTLTGKVLRIGGLREKAVAAKRSGAKTIIFPKDNLSDWAELPDNVKEGLEPLAADWYEDVFQKLFKDVDTNTGNSVWAEEFKKIDEKKAKDSK from the coding sequence ATGTTCAAGGACGAATCGTACCATTGGATGCAATATCGGAAACAGATGAACGATCCACTTGCTAGAAGCAAGCTAGAGGAGTTGGAATCACAATGGCTGAAAAGCATTCAGATGAAGCAAGACGACAAGGGTAAAGATAATGGCATTCCGGAGGCTGATAAGCGCAGTGAGATTGAgaaagatcaagaaaaggAGCATGACAGGGATTCAGAAAAACCTGGTGAGAATGAAGGCGAGTTAACGACTAATAAATCGGAGGAGATTGAATCTCAGGGTGTTGCTGGAGCCAGTTCATCCGGATCGGGATCAGGGTCTGGATCCGGGTCTGGATCCGGGTCTGGTGGTAGTGGAAATGGAAAGCCTGGCAAACACTCAAAACAGCCATTCCCCGAGGTTTATCCACAAGTGATGGCGCTACCAATATCTCGCAGGCCGCTATTCCCAGGATTTTACAAAGCCGTTGTTATCTCGGACCCAAGAGTGATGAAGGCCATCAAGGAAATGTCGGACCGCCAACAACCTTATATCGGTGCTTTCCTTCTCAAGGACTCTAACGTGGACACGGACGTGATCCACAGTATGGATGAAGTGTATAATGTTGGTGTGTTTGCCCAAGTGACAAGCGCTTTCCCAAGCAAAGACGAGAAAACAGGTGCCGAAACCATGACCGCTTTGTTGTACCCACACAGAAGAATCAAGTTAGACGAATTGATACCACCTTCTTCAGGTGAAGAAGTAAATGATTCTGTTTCAAAAGAGGGTGCAGAAGGTGTTGAAAGCCAAGATACGAAAGAAGTGGATCAAGAGGTTGTGAAGGCTTCTTTACAAAAGATGGATAACGTAAGGgagtttgaagaagaagaagaagacgatgatgatgagaacTTGACAGccttcttgaagaagtacgATGTTTCACTTGTCAATGTATCGAATTTGGCCGATAAAACTTTCAACCCAAATTCTCCCGTTATCAATGCCTTGACTTCTGAAATCTTGAAGGTGTTCAAAGAGATCTCTCAATTAAACACCATGTTCAGAGAGCAGATCGCCACGTTCTCTGCTTCTATTCAGTCAGCAACTACaaatatatttgaagaaccaGCAAGGTTGGCAGATTTCGCTGCTGCAGTGTCTGCaggtgaagaagaggaactCCAAGATATCTTGGAATCTTTGGACATTGAACAACGTTTAGAAAAGTCTTTGActgttttgaaaaaagaattgatgaaCGCAGAACTACAGAATAAGATTTCTAAAGATGTGGAAACCAAGATCcaaaaaagacaaagagaGTATTACCTAATGGAACAATTGAAGGGCATCAAAAGAGAACTAGGTATAGATGATGGCCGTGACAAGTTAATTGAGTCCTTCAAGGAACGTGTCTCTAAGTTGCAATTACCAGAACAAGTCCAAAAAGTGTTTGACGATGAAGTAACGAAATTGGCTACTCTTGAAACTTCACAATCTGAGTTCGGAGTCATCAGAAACTATTTGGATTGGATCACTTCCTTGCCTTGGGGTATCACATCCAAAGAACAATACAGCATACCAAAGGCGAAAAAGATTTTAGATGAAGATCATTATGGTATGAAGGATGTTAAAGATCGTATCCTCGAATTTATCGCAGTCGGTAAACTTTTAGGTAAGGTGGACGGTAAGATTATATGTTTCGTTGGTCCACCGGGTGTGGGTAAAACCTCTATTGGTAAATCTATTGCTCGTTCTTTGAACAGACAATTCTTCAGATTCTCTGTTGGTGGTATGACTGACGTTGCGGAAATCAAGGGTCACAGAAGAACATATATCGGGGCTTTACCTGGTAGAATCATTCAAGCATTGAAGAAGTGCCAAACTCAAAATccattgattttgattgatgaaattgataaaaTTGGACATGGCGGTATCCATGGTGATCCCGCTGCTGCTTTACTAGAGTTGTTGGATCCAGAACAGAACAATAGTTTCTTAGATAATTACTTGGATATTCCTATTGATTTATCTAAGGTGCTATTCGTGTGTACCGCAAACTCATTGGATACGATCCCTAGACCATTATTAGATCGTATGGAAGTTATCGAGTTGACCGGTTACGTTGCAGACGAAAAGGTTAAGATTGCAGAAAATTACCTATCTCCAAGTGCCAAAAAATCTGCTGGTTTGGATAATGCTAATGTAAACATTACCGAAGACGCCATTGTTGCATTGATGAAACATTACTGCAGAGAAAGTGGTGTCAGATCCTTGAAAAAGCATATCGAAAAGATTTACCGTAAGGCCGCTCTAAATGTCGTGAAGCAATTGAGCATCGACGATAAACctgtagaagaagaagaagagagcAAGAATACTTCCGCTGAATCTAAGACCAAGGCCGCCAGCAAAGCTAAATCCAAGTCCAAGGCCAAATCTACGTCGTCTGAAAGCACCGTCGAATCAACTACTGAGGAGAATGAAGTAATCAAGACCGaaaagtcacgtgataatGAGACTTCTTTGGAAGTACCAGAGTCAGTCGCAGTTACTATTGACGAAAACAATTTGAAGGACTATGTTGGCCCTCCAATCTTTACCACTGATAGACTCTACGAAACTACACCACCAGGTGTGGTTATGGGGCTCGCTTGGACAAGTATGGGAGGATGCGCCATGTATGTCGAGAGTGTTTTAGAGCAACCTCTATTACACTCCTCGCAACCATCTTTGGAGCGTACTGGCCAACTTGGGGACGTCATGAAAGAGTCCTCCAGACTAGCATACTCATTTTCTAAGATGTTCTTGGCCAAGAGATTCCCCGAGAACAGATTCTTCGAATTAGCAAAGATCCACTTACATTGCCCAGAAGGTGCCACTCCAAAGGATGGTCCATCTGCAGGTGTAACAATGGCTTCCTCCTTCCTCTCCTTGGCCCTAAACAGGGGACTAGACCCAACCGTAGCTATGACAGGTGAACTAACATTGACTGGTAAGGTCTTAAGAATCGGTGGTTTGAGGGAAAAAGCTGTGGCTGCTAAGAGATCAGGCGCAAAGACCATCATCTTCCCTAAGGACAATTTGTCTGATTGGGCAGAACTTCCAGACAATGTAAAGGAGGGACTCGAACCTCTAGCAGCAGACTGGTACGAAGACGTCTTCCAAaagcttttcaaagatgttGACACGAACACCGGAAACTCCGTATGGGCTGAagagttcaagaagatcGACGAAAAGAAAGCCAAGGACTCTAAATAG